In the genome of Cutibacterium equinum, one region contains:
- a CDS encoding FtsX-like permease family protein produces MAPVFLALREIGHQRGRFALIVAVIALIAYLAFFLASLATGLAHSYRSAIDDWDATSVALTEDSNESVMSSRLSKDQVKVASAPSDAEPLIVSGVVLKNVDSSQPGRTKVSAFAFAIDRSGFLAPDKVGVGITQGRGIEHPDSEIVVDDTVVREGWQVGDKLQLNSTSHTWTIVGFTHDQTFQTTPIVFVDEKAFGKNPPTDAPVAVNAVVNKDGWSGSQTDDLNKAGLTTLSSDEFVKTLAGYKAQVLTFSLMIGALVVIASFALGIFIYVLTLQKRAALGILKARGVPTSYLVRSGAVQTLLLALVGLAVGLVLTLLTGAVLPDKVPFWFTWWLYAVITAAFALFSVIGGLLSVKVISGIDPVEAMS; encoded by the coding sequence GTGGCTCCGGTGTTCTTGGCCCTGCGAGAGATCGGTCATCAGCGTGGACGATTCGCCCTCATTGTTGCCGTCATCGCGCTCATCGCCTATCTGGCCTTCTTCCTGGCGTCGTTGGCAACGGGGCTGGCACATTCCTACCGGTCTGCCATCGATGACTGGGACGCGACGTCGGTGGCGCTGACAGAGGACTCCAATGAGTCCGTGATGTCATCGCGCCTCTCGAAGGACCAGGTCAAGGTAGCTAGCGCACCCAGCGATGCTGAGCCGCTGATCGTCTCAGGGGTGGTGCTCAAGAATGTTGATTCGTCCCAGCCTGGACGCACCAAGGTGAGCGCCTTTGCGTTTGCCATCGATCGATCCGGCTTCTTAGCCCCTGACAAGGTTGGCGTCGGCATCACCCAGGGACGCGGTATCGAGCACCCCGATTCTGAGATCGTCGTGGATGACACCGTGGTTCGCGAGGGCTGGCAGGTCGGTGACAAGCTGCAACTCAACTCCACCTCCCACACCTGGACGATCGTCGGCTTCACTCATGACCAGACCTTTCAGACCACGCCTATCGTCTTCGTCGATGAGAAGGCCTTCGGAAAGAATCCGCCGACAGACGCTCCGGTGGCCGTCAACGCAGTTGTGAACAAGGACGGCTGGAGCGGGTCACAGACTGATGACCTCAACAAGGCCGGGCTGACGACGTTGTCGAGTGACGAGTTCGTCAAAACCCTCGCCGGGTACAAAGCCCAGGTTCTGACCTTCAGTCTCATGATTGGTGCCCTGGTCGTCATCGCCTCCTTCGCACTCGGGATTTTCATCTACGTCCTCACCCTGCAGAAGCGTGCAGCGTTGGGGATTCTCAAGGCCCGTGGGGTGCCGACTAGTTACTTGGTCCGTTCTGGAGCCGTGCAGACTCTGTTGCTGGCCCTCGTGGGGTTGGCAGTCGGTCTGGTCCTCACCCTCCTCACGGGTGCTGTCCTGCCTGACAAGGTGCCCTTCTGGTTCACCTGGTGGCTGTATGCAGTGATTACGGCAGCGTTTGCCCTGTTCTCCGTCATCGGTGGTCTGCTCTCGGTCAAGGTGATATCCGGGATCGATCCTGTGGAGGCGATGTCATGA
- the fdxA gene encoding ferredoxin, whose translation MTYVIGLPCVDVKDRACVEECPVDCIYEGERSLYIHPEECVDCGACEPVCPVEAIYYEDDLPGDQEKFLDINAEFFNELGSPGGAARLGPTHKDHPAVEALPPQGE comes from the coding sequence GTGACCTACGTCATCGGTCTGCCCTGCGTGGACGTCAAGGATCGTGCCTGTGTCGAGGAGTGCCCCGTCGACTGCATCTACGAGGGCGAGCGCAGCCTCTACATCCATCCCGAGGAGTGCGTTGACTGCGGCGCATGCGAGCCCGTCTGCCCCGTCGAGGCCATCTACTACGAGGATGACCTGCCCGGCGACCAGGAGAAGTTCCTCGACATCAACGCCGAGTTCTTCAACGAGCTGGGTTCCCCGGGCGGCGCCGCCCGCCTTGGCCCGACCCACAAGGACCACCCGGCCGTCGAAGCCCTGCCCCCGCAGGGCGAATGA
- a CDS encoding ABC transporter ATP-binding protein yields MTTPVLRLDGVSKQFHDGDETIQALATTDLSFYRGEFVGILGPSGSGKSTLLTIMGGLRTPSTGEVLIDDEPFSALPEKKRARRRFTELGFVLQASGLVPFLTVGDQFVLHGKVDHRPLDRARRDELLESLKVTNYVNSYPGDLSGGERQRVAIAVALYHDPQIVLADEPTASLDTEKAFEVANILADQTHSRGKCTVMVTHDERLLDHCDRVLRMADGVLTEITDREPMRESSSPRPSGKGTGTLLRAAARSLWRRH; encoded by the coding sequence ATGACGACTCCGGTGCTGCGCCTTGACGGCGTCTCGAAGCAATTCCATGACGGGGACGAGACCATTCAGGCTCTCGCCACGACTGATCTGTCGTTCTACCGGGGCGAGTTCGTCGGAATCCTGGGGCCTTCTGGGTCCGGGAAATCGACCTTGTTGACGATCATGGGCGGGCTACGCACGCCCAGCACCGGAGAGGTTCTCATTGACGACGAACCCTTCTCCGCGTTGCCGGAGAAGAAGCGGGCCAGGAGGAGGTTCACCGAGCTCGGGTTCGTCCTGCAGGCTTCGGGGTTGGTGCCATTCCTCACCGTTGGCGACCAGTTCGTGTTGCATGGCAAGGTTGACCACCGCCCGCTGGACCGCGCCCGTCGCGACGAGCTGCTGGAGTCGCTCAAGGTCACCAACTACGTCAATTCCTATCCCGGTGACTTGTCGGGAGGGGAACGTCAGCGAGTGGCCATCGCGGTGGCCTTGTACCACGATCCGCAGATTGTGCTGGCTGACGAGCCGACGGCATCCCTGGACACCGAGAAGGCCTTCGAGGTCGCGAACATCCTCGCTGACCAGACTCATTCCCGCGGCAAGTGCACCGTCATGGTGACCCATGACGAACGTCTCCTCGATCACTGCGACCGGGTGTTGAGGATGGCCGACGGGGTGCTGACAGAGATCACCGACCGTGAGCCGATGAGGGAGTCTTCCTCTCCGAGACCGTCCGGGAAGGGGACAGGGACCTTGCTGCGGGCAGCCGCCAGATCCTTGTGGCGTCGGCATTGA
- a CDS encoding bifunctional proline dehydrogenase/L-glutamate gamma-semialdehyde dehydrogenase produces MSIDADSWVSPSPRPADLVDEAVEQVHAWLRDTNGASKRRTDRAQIAAGLLSDVLSHPAGLPFTLAFIDRVVRPEDARTAAANLAELSKTDYSFLPTALQMAVRVGGRMAPVAPDVVVPAARNALRQMVGHLVVDARPGPLTRTLKSLRSSGVRLNLNLLGEAVLGDREAESRLEGTMALLARDDVDYVSIKISAVVNQLDLWAHEATVDEVVEQLLPLYHLAANSPKPKFINLDMEEYHDLDLTIGVFQKLLDRPELHNLEAGIVLQAYLPDSLAALQGLVEWADRRTSSGGAGIKVRLVKGANLAMERVDAEIHGWQQTPWPSKLATDTNYKRILDWALTPERTRSVRYGVAGHNLFDIALAKLLSQRRGVGDRVEFEMLLGMAPDQVERIGADVGGLLLYTPVVDPAHFDVAISYLVRRLEENAASENFMSAIFQLGHDSDLFAREEARFRTAVAGITRDVPEPRRRQEPDRVPDLSHGFVQSTDSDPSLPNIRAWAGTVAEEMQDCQLGATTLAVNHIDTIGEVDAVIATALGAQKGWAGRGGHERAEILRRVADAFASRRGDLLAVAGAETGKIVAEGDVEVSEAIDFAAWYADRAEELETVDGAEFVPPRVTVVTPPWNFALSITAGSTLSALAAGSSVLLKPAPQARHCAAVIAECLWEAGIPRDVLHLVDVEENEVGKRLVSHPEVDRVILTGAWDTAKLFRSWRHDLPVLAETSGKNSIIVTENADYDLAAADIIKSAFGNAGQKCSAASLIILVGQAYHSERLRNQILDAASSIRVGSPADLRSQMGPLAEPAKGKLLDGLTKLDPGQVWALKPERIDEEGRYWSPGVRGGIKPGDPYHLTEYFGPVTGIMYAPDLATAIEYQNGTAFGLTAGLHSLDPSEIEFWAERVKAGNLYVNRGITGAIVGRQPFGGWKRSAVGPGAKAGGYHYLQVLGSWRRADVTTPTPADRPCALVEQFVGHVEGIISRDERTWLLDAVSRDAHEWDEWFGRSTDIGGLERERNVLRYRPATTQVRGCADAKTVDVARVISAGLLAAGHEMSVSLDSGLDEGLGRALRSVGVAVTTASDEDWYASLGAGRVRLVGGDPSRAADEADGDPDLAIWANEVTSAPQIELLPFLREQSVSVTAHRFGNPDTGALSVKL; encoded by the coding sequence ATGAGCATCGACGCTGATTCGTGGGTATCCCCATCCCCACGCCCTGCTGACCTGGTTGACGAGGCTGTCGAGCAGGTTCACGCCTGGCTGCGAGACACCAATGGAGCGTCCAAGCGGCGCACAGATCGAGCACAGATTGCTGCGGGTCTGCTTTCCGACGTGCTGTCCCACCCGGCAGGTCTGCCCTTCACCCTGGCATTCATCGACCGGGTCGTGCGTCCCGAGGACGCCCGCACGGCTGCGGCGAATCTGGCGGAGCTGTCCAAAACGGATTACTCCTTCCTGCCGACGGCACTGCAGATGGCGGTGCGGGTCGGTGGCCGGATGGCTCCGGTCGCTCCCGACGTCGTCGTCCCGGCAGCACGCAATGCCCTGCGCCAGATGGTCGGACACCTCGTCGTCGATGCTCGGCCTGGGCCGTTGACTCGCACCCTCAAGTCACTGCGCAGCTCGGGGGTGAGACTCAACCTCAACCTGCTGGGCGAGGCTGTGCTGGGAGATCGCGAGGCCGAATCCCGCCTTGAGGGGACGATGGCCCTGTTGGCCCGTGACGACGTCGACTACGTCTCGATCAAGATCTCAGCCGTGGTCAACCAGCTCGATCTGTGGGCCCATGAGGCGACGGTCGACGAGGTCGTCGAGCAGTTGTTGCCGCTGTACCACCTGGCCGCGAACTCCCCGAAGCCGAAGTTCATCAACCTGGACATGGAGGAGTACCACGATCTTGATCTGACGATCGGGGTCTTCCAGAAGCTTCTCGACCGCCCCGAACTGCACAATCTGGAGGCCGGCATCGTCCTGCAGGCCTATCTACCCGACTCCTTGGCCGCCTTGCAGGGCCTCGTCGAGTGGGCTGACCGCCGCACCTCATCTGGAGGGGCTGGTATCAAGGTGCGCCTGGTCAAGGGGGCCAACCTCGCCATGGAGCGGGTGGACGCCGAGATCCACGGCTGGCAGCAGACGCCGTGGCCCTCGAAGCTCGCCACCGACACCAACTACAAGCGGATCCTCGACTGGGCCCTGACCCCGGAACGCACCCGCTCCGTGCGCTACGGCGTCGCCGGGCACAACCTCTTCGACATCGCCCTGGCCAAGCTGCTCTCACAGCGCCGTGGGGTCGGTGACCGGGTCGAGTTCGAGATGCTGCTCGGCATGGCCCCCGACCAGGTGGAGCGCATCGGAGCCGACGTCGGTGGGCTGCTGCTGTACACCCCGGTCGTCGACCCGGCCCATTTCGACGTCGCCATCAGCTACTTGGTGCGTCGCCTGGAGGAGAACGCTGCCAGTGAGAACTTCATGTCGGCGATCTTCCAGCTCGGCCACGACTCCGACCTCTTCGCTCGTGAGGAGGCGAGGTTCCGTACCGCCGTGGCCGGGATCACTCGTGATGTGCCTGAGCCTCGTCGCCGACAAGAGCCGGACCGGGTGCCTGACCTTTCCCACGGGTTCGTCCAGTCGACCGACTCCGATCCCTCCCTGCCCAATATCCGCGCGTGGGCCGGGACGGTTGCCGAGGAAATGCAGGATTGCCAATTGGGGGCGACCACCCTGGCCGTCAACCACATCGACACCATCGGTGAGGTTGATGCCGTCATCGCCACAGCCCTTGGTGCCCAGAAGGGATGGGCGGGACGAGGCGGTCACGAGCGTGCCGAGATACTGCGTAGGGTGGCCGATGCCTTCGCCTCTCGTCGTGGTGATCTGCTGGCGGTGGCCGGTGCCGAAACCGGCAAGATCGTGGCCGAGGGTGACGTCGAGGTCTCCGAGGCCATCGACTTCGCCGCCTGGTACGCCGACCGGGCAGAGGAGCTTGAGACGGTCGATGGGGCCGAGTTCGTGCCGCCGCGGGTGACCGTCGTCACCCCGCCGTGGAACTTCGCCCTGTCGATCACCGCCGGCTCCACCCTGTCGGCCCTGGCCGCCGGATCGTCGGTACTGCTCAAGCCGGCCCCGCAGGCTCGCCACTGTGCCGCCGTCATCGCGGAGTGCTTGTGGGAAGCGGGAATCCCGCGCGATGTCCTGCACCTGGTCGACGTCGAGGAGAACGAGGTTGGCAAGCGCCTGGTGAGTCACCCCGAGGTTGATCGAGTCATCCTCACTGGGGCTTGGGACACCGCCAAACTCTTCCGCTCCTGGCGTCATGACTTGCCGGTACTGGCCGAGACCAGTGGCAAGAACTCCATCATCGTCACCGAGAACGCTGACTACGATCTGGCTGCCGCCGACATCATTAAGTCGGCCTTCGGCAACGCCGGACAGAAGTGCTCGGCAGCCTCCCTCATCATTCTCGTGGGTCAGGCCTACCATTCTGAGAGGTTGCGCAACCAGATCCTTGACGCAGCCTCCTCCATCCGTGTCGGGTCACCGGCGGACCTGCGTTCCCAGATGGGCCCGCTGGCCGAACCTGCCAAGGGCAAGCTCCTCGACGGTCTGACGAAGCTTGATCCGGGCCAGGTATGGGCCCTCAAACCGGAGCGCATCGACGAGGAGGGACGGTACTGGTCTCCTGGGGTGCGCGGTGGTATCAAACCTGGTGATCCCTACCACCTCACCGAGTACTTCGGTCCGGTCACCGGAATCATGTACGCCCCCGATCTGGCTACTGCCATTGAGTATCAGAACGGCACCGCTTTCGGGCTGACAGCCGGTCTGCATTCCCTGGACCCATCCGAGATCGAGTTCTGGGCCGAGCGGGTCAAGGCCGGAAACCTTTATGTCAACCGCGGTATCACGGGCGCCATCGTCGGTCGTCAGCCCTTCGGTGGCTGGAAGCGTTCGGCGGTGGGTCCAGGCGCCAAGGCAGGCGGCTACCACTATCTGCAGGTGCTGGGATCCTGGCGTCGCGCCGACGTGACAACCCCAACTCCAGCCGATCGTCCGTGTGCCCTGGTGGAACAGTTCGTCGGGCATGTTGAAGGAATCATCAGCCGCGATGAGCGCACCTGGCTGCTCGACGCCGTCTCCCGCGACGCCCACGAGTGGGACGAGTGGTTCGGACGCTCCACCGACATCGGTGGGTTGGAACGCGAGCGCAACGTGCTGCGTTATCGTCCGGCTACCACCCAGGTGCGCGGGTGCGCCGATGCCAAGACCGTTGACGTTGCCCGCGTCATCTCGGCCGGCCTCCTGGCCGCTGGCCACGAGATGTCGGTGAGTCTGGACTCTGGTCTCGACGAAGGTCTGGGTCGGGCCTTGCGCTCGGTGGGGGTTGCCGTCACCACTGCCAGCGACGAGGACTGGTACGCCAGCCTGGGTGCTGGCCGGGTCCGGCTCGTCGGTGGCGATCCGTCACGGGCCGCCGATGAGGCCGACGGTGACCCCGATCTGGCCATATGGGCCAACGAAGTCACCAGCGCACCGCAGATCGAGTTGTTGCCCTTCCTACGGGAGCAGTCGGTATCGGTGACGGCCCACCGATTCGGCAACCCGGACACCGGAGCCCTCTCGGTGAAGCTGTGA
- the dapD gene encoding 2,3,4,5-tetrahydropyridine-2,6-dicarboxylate N-succinyltransferase, with product MTQTTTSQTIPAGRHAWGWGLATVHEDGDVLDTWYPEPKLGAPDESEAPDDLHRVTEAGRDAIRNVHTEVVRTVIDLDQPPADVPDAYLRLHLLSTRMTQPRTINLDGIFGVLPNNAWTTIGPIRVADLDQARMEARIAQAPFTVLLVDKFPRMVDFVIPAGVRIGDADRVRLGAHLAEGTTVMHEGFVNFNAGTLGHSMVEGRISQGVIVGDGTDIGGGASIMGTLSGGGKEQVTIGKGCLLGAEAGIGISLGDNCVVEAGLYVTAGTKVTLPDGTVVKASELSGADDILYIRDSTTGAVMALGRGNHKIELNTDLHQN from the coding sequence ATGACGCAGACGACGACTTCACAGACCATTCCGGCCGGCCGTCACGCCTGGGGTTGGGGACTGGCCACCGTCCATGAGGACGGCGATGTCCTGGACACCTGGTACCCCGAGCCCAAACTGGGTGCCCCCGACGAGTCCGAGGCCCCTGACGACCTGCATCGGGTCACCGAAGCCGGTCGCGACGCCATCCGCAACGTCCACACCGAGGTGGTGCGCACCGTCATCGACCTTGACCAGCCACCAGCCGACGTCCCCGACGCCTACCTGCGTCTGCACCTGCTGTCGACACGCATGACCCAGCCTCGAACCATCAACCTTGACGGTATTTTCGGGGTGCTTCCCAACAACGCCTGGACGACCATCGGCCCGATCCGGGTGGCTGATCTGGACCAGGCCCGCATGGAAGCACGCATCGCCCAGGCCCCCTTCACCGTCCTGCTCGTCGACAAGTTCCCGCGCATGGTCGACTTCGTCATTCCCGCCGGGGTGCGCATTGGTGACGCCGACCGCGTCCGTCTGGGAGCCCACCTGGCCGAGGGAACCACCGTCATGCACGAGGGGTTCGTCAACTTCAATGCTGGAACCTTGGGCCACTCCATGGTCGAGGGACGTATCAGCCAGGGTGTCATCGTCGGCGACGGGACCGACATCGGAGGCGGCGCATCCATCATGGGAACCCTCTCGGGTGGCGGCAAGGAGCAGGTGACGATCGGTAAGGGCTGCCTGCTGGGCGCCGAGGCCGGAATCGGAATCTCCCTGGGCGACAACTGCGTCGTCGAGGCTGGCCTCTACGTCACCGCTGGCACCAAGGTGACCCTGCCCGATGGCACGGTCGTCAAGGCCTCGGAACTGTCAGGTGCCGACGACATCCTCTACATCCGCGACTCGACGACCGGTGCCGTCATGGCTCTCGGACGTGGCAACCACAAGATCGAGCTCAACACGGATCTGCATCAGAACTGA
- the dapC gene encoding succinyldiaminopimelate transaminase, whose translation MSRRTVSASLPTFPWDTIADAKAKAQSHPDGIVDLSVGTPVDLTPQVVTEALAAASDAHGYPQVWGTPALRAGILDHMTQVWGAPTHLDQTSVLPVIGTKELVASLPSQLGLGPDSTVVIPACAYPTYRVGAQLVGATVQAVDGPDEVEGVPDLIWINSPANPSGRILDLDQMRAWVQLARDTGAVLASDECYGEFVWEGECVSVLDERVNGGDVTGLLACLSMSKRSNMAGYRAGFLVGDADLTSELLTVRKHCGLMVPVPVAEAMRVALADRSHVLEQAKRYRVRRDVLKPALERAGFRIDHSEGSLYLWATHDEDCRVTLDRLADLGILCSPGDFYVDGGSDHVRIGLTATDERINAAAQRLSECH comes from the coding sequence ATGAGTCGCCGTACCGTCTCTGCCAGTCTGCCCACCTTCCCGTGGGACACCATCGCTGACGCCAAGGCCAAAGCACAGTCCCACCCAGATGGGATCGTCGACCTGTCGGTGGGAACCCCGGTTGATCTGACTCCCCAGGTCGTCACCGAGGCCTTGGCTGCTGCCAGCGATGCCCACGGATACCCGCAGGTGTGGGGGACCCCCGCCCTGCGGGCCGGCATCCTGGACCACATGACGCAGGTCTGGGGTGCGCCGACACACCTCGACCAGACCAGTGTTCTGCCGGTCATCGGGACCAAGGAGTTGGTGGCCTCACTGCCCAGCCAGCTTGGTCTGGGCCCGGACTCGACGGTCGTCATCCCGGCCTGCGCCTACCCGACTTATCGGGTCGGTGCCCAGCTTGTCGGAGCCACCGTGCAGGCCGTCGACGGGCCTGATGAGGTCGAAGGCGTCCCCGACCTCATCTGGATCAATTCGCCGGCCAATCCTTCAGGTCGCATCCTCGACCTCGACCAGATGAGAGCCTGGGTGCAGTTGGCCCGTGACACCGGAGCCGTACTGGCCTCCGACGAGTGCTACGGCGAGTTCGTCTGGGAGGGGGAGTGCGTCTCCGTCCTCGACGAGAGGGTCAACGGTGGTGATGTCACCGGGCTGTTGGCCTGCTTGTCGATGTCCAAGCGCTCGAACATGGCCGGATATCGTGCTGGTTTCCTCGTCGGTGACGCCGACTTGACCTCTGAGCTGCTCACCGTGCGCAAGCATTGTGGACTCATGGTGCCAGTCCCGGTCGCTGAGGCCATGCGGGTCGCTCTGGCGGATCGATCCCACGTGCTGGAGCAGGCAAAGCGCTACCGAGTCCGCCGTGACGTGCTCAAGCCTGCCCTGGAGAGGGCTGGCTTCCGCATCGACCATTCCGAGGGGTCCCTCTACTTGTGGGCGACCCACGACGAGGACTGCCGAGTCACCCTCGACCGGTTGGCTGATCTGGGTATTCTCTGCTCACCCGGGGACTTCTACGTCGACGGTGGTTCCGACCATGTTCGCATCGGTTTGACGGCCACCGACGAGAGGATCAATGCCGCAGCCCAGAGGCTGTCGGAGTGTCACTGA
- a CDS encoding NAD(P)(+) transhydrogenase (Re/Si-specific) subunit beta — MTSTLLIAPMAGSLVNFVNASFIVSGLLFIFALAGLSKFETSKKGNAYGILGMVIAIIATIVALVKLPGYSPVSMVLLFLPMLIGGAFGVWKALKVEMTGMPELIAQLHSFVGLAAVLIGFNAFAEEGTVASTFQLSEIWIGIFIGALTFTGSLVAWGKLSGKIPSKPLTLPGRNWINLGLLVVIIGCGIWFSNVSGGIAWLPLVLLTLASLFLGFHLVAAIGGADMPVVISMLNSYSGWAAAFSGFSLQIPVLIVTGALVGFSGAILSYIMCKAMNRSFVSVILGGFGDAPAAAGDGPSGEITEIKAGDLASQLSDASSVIIAPGYGMAVAQAQYPVAELAKKLRDKGVDVKFAIHPVAGRLPGHMNVLLAEAHVPYDIVMEMDEINDDFADADIVLVIGANDTVNPAAMEPGTPISGMPVLRVWEGHEVVVFKRSMKPGYAGVENPLFFADNTRMLFGDAKASVDALVAAL, encoded by the coding sequence ATGACATCAACACTTCTCATCGCACCGATGGCCGGGTCGTTGGTGAATTTCGTCAACGCCTCCTTCATCGTCTCGGGCCTGCTGTTCATCTTCGCTCTCGCTGGTCTGTCGAAGTTCGAGACCTCCAAGAAGGGCAATGCGTACGGCATTCTTGGTATGGTCATCGCGATCATCGCGACGATCGTCGCTCTGGTGAAGCTGCCGGGATACTCCCCGGTCTCCATGGTCCTGCTCTTCCTCCCGATGCTCATTGGTGGCGCTTTCGGTGTGTGGAAGGCCCTCAAGGTCGAGATGACCGGAATGCCTGAGCTCATCGCTCAGTTGCACTCCTTCGTTGGTCTGGCCGCCGTCCTCATCGGTTTCAACGCTTTCGCCGAAGAAGGCACTGTAGCCAGCACCTTCCAGCTCTCCGAGATCTGGATCGGCATCTTCATCGGTGCCCTCACCTTCACCGGGTCCCTGGTGGCCTGGGGCAAGCTGTCGGGCAAGATTCCCTCCAAGCCGCTGACCCTGCCGGGCCGCAACTGGATCAACCTCGGCCTGCTGGTCGTCATCATCGGCTGCGGTATCTGGTTCTCCAACGTCTCCGGCGGTATCGCATGGCTGCCGCTGGTCCTGCTGACGCTGGCCTCCCTGTTCCTCGGCTTCCACCTCGTCGCCGCCATCGGTGGCGCGGACATGCCGGTCGTCATCTCGATGCTGAACAGCTACTCCGGTTGGGCGGCCGCCTTCTCCGGATTCAGCCTTCAGATCCCGGTGCTCATCGTCACCGGTGCCCTGGTCGGCTTCTCCGGCGCCATCCTGTCCTACATCATGTGCAAGGCCATGAACCGTTCCTTCGTGTCGGTCATCCTCGGCGGCTTCGGCGATGCCCCGGCCGCTGCGGGTGACGGCCCCTCCGGCGAGATCACCGAGATCAAGGCCGGCGATCTGGCCTCCCAGCTGTCGGACGCATCCTCGGTCATTATCGCTCCCGGTTACGGCATGGCCGTGGCTCAGGCCCAGTACCCGGTGGCCGAGCTGGCCAAGAAGCTGCGCGACAAGGGTGTGGACGTCAAGTTCGCGATCCACCCGGTCGCCGGTCGTCTACCCGGCCACATGAACGTGCTGCTCGCCGAGGCCCACGTGCCTTACGACATCGTCATGGAGATGGACGAGATCAACGACGACTTCGCTGACGCCGACATCGTCCTGGTCATTGGAGCCAACGACACCGTCAACCCGGCCGCCATGGAACCCGGTACCCCGATCTCGGGCATGCCGGTTCTGCGTGTGTGGGAGGGCCACGAGGTCGTCGTCTTCAAGCGATCCATGAAGCCCGGTTACGCCGGTGTCGAGAATCCGCTGTTCTTCGCCGACAACACCCGGATGCTCTTCGGTGACGCTAAGGCCAGCGTCGACGCCCTGGTCGCAGCCCTCTGA
- a CDS encoding Re/Si-specific NAD(P)(+) transhydrogenase subunit alpha: MIIGIPRESLPGENRVAATPTTVPALRKLGYEVVVESGAGGHAALPDHAYEEAGAQIVGPGEAWKADLVLAVNEPTDDQIALMHSGTVLITFLHPRQDLALTEKLAAAGITGLSMDMVPRISRAQSMDALSSMANISGYRAVVEAAFAYGRTFGGQVTAAGKVPPAKVFVIGTGVAGLAALGAANSMGAEVYATDVRPETAEQVQSMGATFLHVRTGDADQGVSSDGYAKETTDDYNARAAELYMEQAGKDDVIITTAAIPGKPSPKLITAEMVAAMKPGSVIVDLAALGGGNCELTHPGESYVTDNGVTIIGYTDLPSRLPGQASQLYGTNLVNLLKLATPEKNGELVLNFDDEVIRTMTVCHAGQVAFPPPPVQVAAAPKPVAQAETAAPAVPEKAPRPWPVTFGIVAVLSIALIALLTFSPLEFVALFGTFAIAVVVGYYVVWNVTHALHTPLMSVTNAISGIIIVGAITQLGSESWGIRIVAALTVLIASINIFGGFTVTQRMLKMFRKA; the protein is encoded by the coding sequence ATGATCATCGGAATCCCACGGGAGTCACTCCCGGGTGAGAATCGGGTCGCCGCGACTCCGACGACTGTTCCCGCCCTACGCAAACTCGGCTACGAGGTGGTCGTCGAGTCCGGAGCTGGTGGACACGCCGCTCTGCCTGACCACGCGTACGAAGAGGCCGGGGCTCAGATCGTCGGACCGGGGGAGGCGTGGAAGGCTGACCTCGTGCTGGCCGTCAACGAACCCACCGACGACCAGATCGCCCTCATGCACTCCGGTACTGTCCTCATCACCTTCCTTCACCCGCGTCAAGACCTCGCCCTCACCGAGAAGCTGGCCGCCGCCGGCATCACCGGTCTGAGCATGGACATGGTCCCGCGTATCTCGCGAGCCCAGTCCATGGACGCCTTGTCCTCGATGGCCAACATCTCGGGTTACCGGGCCGTCGTGGAGGCCGCCTTCGCGTACGGACGCACCTTCGGCGGCCAGGTCACGGCTGCTGGCAAGGTTCCGCCGGCCAAGGTGTTCGTCATCGGCACCGGTGTTGCCGGCCTGGCCGCCCTGGGCGCCGCCAACTCGATGGGCGCCGAGGTCTACGCCACCGACGTGCGTCCCGAGACCGCCGAGCAGGTGCAGTCGATGGGTGCCACCTTCCTGCACGTGCGCACCGGCGACGCAGATCAGGGCGTCAGCTCCGATGGCTACGCCAAGGAGACCACCGACGATTACAACGCCCGCGCCGCCGAGCTCTACATGGAGCAGGCCGGCAAGGACGACGTCATCATCACCACGGCCGCCATCCCCGGCAAGCCGTCCCCCAAGCTCATCACCGCCGAGATGGTCGCTGCCATGAAGCCCGGCAGCGTCATCGTCGACCTCGCCGCCCTGGGCGGGGGCAACTGCGAGCTCACCCACCCCGGTGAGTCGTATGTCACGGACAATGGCGTGACGATCATCGGCTACACCGACCTGCCGTCCCGCCTGCCGGGCCAGGCCAGCCAGCTCTACGGCACCAACCTCGTCAACTTGTTGAAGCTGGCCACCCCCGAGAAGAACGGTGAGCTCGTCCTCAACTTCGATGACGAGGTCATCCGCACCATGACGGTGTGCCATGCCGGCCAGGTGGCCTTCCCCCCGCCACCAGTCCAGGTTGCGGCTGCCCCGAAGCCGGTTGCCCAGGCCGAGACTGCGGCCCCGGCGGTCCCGGAGAAGGCGCCGCGTCCGTGGCCCGTGACCTTCGGCATCGTCGCTGTGCTGTCGATCGCACTCATCGCCTTGTTGACCTTCTCCCCGCTGGAATTCGTTGCCCTCTTCGGCACCTTCGCGATCGCCGTGGTCGTGGGCTACTACGTCGTGTGGAATGTCACCCACGCCCTCCACACCCCGCTCATGAGCGTCACGAACGCCATCAGCGGCATCATCATCGTCGGCGCCATCACCCAGCTCGGCAGCGAATCGTGGGGTATCCGAATCGTCGCCGCATTGACTGTGCTCATCGCCAGTATCAACATCTTCGGCGGTTTCACGGTCACTCAGCGCATGCTCAAGATGTTCAGGAAGGCCTGA